The genomic segment CTGGCAGTTCTGTTCGTGAAGGGCGCGACGAAGCCGGGAGCGGACGGGCGGACCGAGATATCGTTAGCCCCTTCGGAACGCGACCTGGTGCTTGGAGAGATGCGCGATTTGCTCAAGGCCGTGCACCGGGTGGTCACCTGGGCCGGCGGGCCGAACCAAACGGCGGACCGTCAAGCCGTCGAGCAAGCGGCCCGGGCGGCAGGCATGGGCATGGCGGCCGACGTGAATCCTTCGCTCATGGCCAAGCTGCCGCTGGCGTTCAAGCAGATGGGCATGTCGGTGCACAAGGATTTCGACGGGATGGCCGACGCCATCGGACAAAAGGAACAGCCGCAACAGATTCTGCAACGCCTGTCGAGCATCACGGCCCGCTGCACGACCTGTCATGACCTGTATCGGTTGCCGGGAGGAAAATAGCCGTCAGCGTTCAGCTTCGGATTCCGAAGGCTGAGAGGGGGATACTGACAGTTTCTCAAGAAGGAGGTAGAATCATGACCTGCAACGTAGGCGGAATCGAACGACCGATTCGCATCGGCTTAGGTGCGGGCCTGTTGGGGCTCGGAGCCTTCGGCGGGCTCTCGACTATTGCGATGACCGCGGCCTTGGTGGTCGGCGGGGTCGCGTTGGTGACAGGCCTCATCGGCTACTGTCCGGCCTGGACCCTCTTGGGAATCAATACTTGTCCGACGAAGCAGCCAGACAAGACACACTGACCCCTGAGGAAGACGAGCGAACATGGACCAGGATTCCCTCATACTCTCGCCCCCCATCCGATGGTGCCGCACCCTTGCCGGCGCGGCAAGCTTGCTGTTGGTACTCGGGTGCCAACCGGTGCCAAAGGCCGACTCCGCGGCCGCTCACGCGGGCCTCATCGGCAAGACCAAACAAGAGATCGTCACGTGCGCCGGCCCCTCGCGCAGCGAAACACGTCAGGGCCAACAGACGGTCTTGCTCTACCACAAGGACGCCCCGGCCTTCGAGCACTCCTTTTTCGGGTCCAAAGCCAGCGTGGGCGCAGTCCATCATGAATGTACGGCCGTTCTCACGCTCAATGACGACCGGGTCGTAGCGGTGGAGTACCGACCCGAGCCGCCGTCGATCGCGGGGGAAGACCATTGCGAGGAGATTTTCTATAGTTGCGTCCCATAGCCCGTGACGTGCCCGGCTCTTGAGGAAGGTACCGTTTGTCGATGTACCAGCCTGAGCAACGGCTGGCGCGCACGATGCCGGAACACTGCAGCCTGGTCGGGCTCGCGACGGATCGTCTTCGGGTAGATCGCAGATTTGCCCGGTTATGTGTTAATTTTGAAGCGATCCCTGTCGGCAGGCCGACCGGTGCCGCAACCGGACGAATCCTTTTTCAGAAGCCTGTCTCTCGTAGGGACAGAACCAGTGCCAAAATCCTTACCCACTCACCAATAGGAGGCTATAATGTCCAAATCATTTGCCGTCATCGGCGCCTTTGCCATGGCCCTGCTCGCCGGCGGGACCGCCCAAGCGGAAGAGAAGAAGCCAAGCCCGGCAGAGGGGTTCAATATCCATGTCATGGCCCCGCATAAGTTCGAAGACGGGACCGTGCATGGCCCCTATCACCATTACTGCAAGGGGATCTCGCCCGAAGTCCTGCAATGTCTCCTGTTCGAATCCACCGATCCCAACGCCCTGCTCACCGACGTGGAGTATTTCATCGCCAAGCCGGTCTCCCGCGCCCACGTGCCGCTGAAGACCTGGAACAAGTACTACCACGACCATGAAATCGAGATCGCCACGGGGCGCGTGCAAATCCTGGACATGCCCGAGGCTCAGGCCAAGGAAGTCGCGGCGGCGGCGGCTCAGACCGACGGCATCATCTTCCACCTCTGGCCGGATGGAGCCAAGGCGCCGAACGGCGTGGTGGGTCACCCGCAATCCGTCGGGCACAAGCACCGGAAACCGGAAAAGACGGACAAGTAACCGACCGCCTGACGCTCCAGCCGGGAGGACGCCTTCGCGCATCCTCCCGGCGGAAGGCAGGCCTTTCCTCGAAAGGAGCCCGCGAAGCGGTGAATCGTTCCCGGTTCCTCCTCCTTGCCAGCGTCGTCCTGCTCCAAGGACTCGATCCGAGCTGGGGCGCAGACCGTGAGGTTCTGCGCCCCCGTGTCCCCGCGGACCAGCTTGCAGCCGCCCGTTCCGTCACGAATCCCCTGCCGGCCACGCCCGAGATGATCGAGCAGGGCAAGACCCTGTTCAACGGCAAGGCCTTCTGCCGGGCCTGTCACGGGGCCGACGGCAAGGGCCTCGGTGCCGATCTCCAACTCAAAGGCCCGCTCCCGAGAAACTTCACCGACAAGGCCTGGCAAAATGCCCGCTCGGACGGAGAACTCATCTGGATTCTCAAGAACGGCAGCCCGGGCACGGACATGGCGCCGTTTATTCCCCTGGTCCTGATGGAAGAGGAGGCCTGGCAGGTGCTGCTCTATGTCAGGTCCTTCGGCCAGCCCTGACGGTGTGGGGACCGGGGGGACAGGATGGCGGCGGGCCTGCCTCGTCGCCTGTGCGGTCACTGCCCTCTTCGCGTCCCACGCAGAGGCGGCCGAATCCGGATGGTCCGCAGTCGCCGAAGCCAAGACCTCCTACACCACCGATGTGTTTCAGTTCTCCTCCGCCCGCCGGTTGGCCCTGGGCGAAGATCCGAGCCAGCCGACGATCGTACCGCTCGACAAACCGTCGGATGTGATCGTCGAGCCCTCCGTCGAGGCGAAGCGGTCGTTGGAGACAAGTTGGGGCCGGACGGAACTGTCCGCCAAGGCCCATGGCTTTCTCTACACCGAGCACTCCATCTTCAATCACGCCGAGTATCGGCTTCAGGCCAAGCAGGAGCTGGACCGCGACACCTCCCTGTTGCTTCGGTATCGGTACGTCCCGAACTTGTTCCTCGGGCCGAACTTCTCGGCCCAGACCTCGCCCCGCTCGCTGCAGGAAGAACGGGTCACCTCGAACGGGTGGCGGGCCGAACTTGAGCGGAAGCTGACGGAGGCCTGGACGGTCGCCCTGATCGGCCGTTACGGGTTGCGGCTCTACAATCAAGCCTTTGCCGAACGGGACACGACCTTCTACACCGGCGGGGGACAGGTCGGCTATCTCGCCGCGCCCTGGGCCAGGTTGACGCTGGCCTACCTCTATGAACGGGGTTTGGCCGACGGGCGCGGGAACCTGCAACTCAAGGACGATGTGTCCTACATCCAGCAGTTCATCTCCTTCAAGACGGAGTTCCGCCTGGCCGATCCGCTGTCGTTGGATCTCGACTATGTTTTTCGGCTCACGGACTTCACCAGCACAATCATCGGCGATAGCCACCGCCATCGGCAGGACGTGACGAACCAGGGGCGGGCGGAACTGCGTTATGCGGCGACCAAGGCCCTGGCTCTGTCCTTGAGCATCCAGCAGACGCAGCGGACCTCTACCGCAAGCGCGTCCGGCTTCAACGACACCATCACCTCGATCGGCGCCCAATACACATTCTAGCCAACTGACGGGGCCGAGACCGGCGGTAGGATGCCGAAACTCCACTGTGGCATCTTGCGCCAGGATCGGTTGAATCCTTGCTGCCTTTCTCTGCATCTCACCCAATAACGACAACGGGCCTGCCTCAACCATAGGAGAAAAGAGGTCTTTTCGCGCCTCGCCCGGGCATCATTCTGGCATTGATTCACTGTCACCGCCGAACAGGGAGGTACCGGCATGAGTCTCACGGTCACGTTCAAAGGCGGAACCAAATTTACCGTCGGCAGCGGGAAGCACCGGGTCGTCACCGATCAACCGATTGAGGACGGCGGAACCGACGAAGGCATGAGTCCGGTGGAACTGTTCATCGGCTCGCTGGCCAGCTGTGTCGGCTATTTCGTGACCCGGTACTGTGCGCGGCACGGCATCCCCTCTGAAGGTTTCACCATCGAGACGGATTGGTCCATGGCCGAGCAGCCTCATCGGGTCGGGTCTGTGGAGATGTCATTGCACCTGCCGACAGCCCT from the Nitrospirota bacterium genome contains:
- a CDS encoding DUF2892 domain-containing protein, with translation MTCNVGGIERPIRIGLGAGLLGLGAFGGLSTIAMTAALVVGGVALVTGLIGYCPAWTLLGINTCPTKQPDKTH
- a CDS encoding DUF1264 domain-containing protein; its protein translation is MSKSFAVIGAFAMALLAGGTAQAEEKKPSPAEGFNIHVMAPHKFEDGTVHGPYHHYCKGISPEVLQCLLFESTDPNALLTDVEYFIAKPVSRAHVPLKTWNKYYHDHEIEIATGRVQILDMPEAQAKEVAAAAAQTDGIIFHLWPDGAKAPNGVVGHPQSVGHKHRKPEKTDK
- a CDS encoding cytochrome c, whose amino-acid sequence is MLQGLDPSWGADREVLRPRVPADQLAAARSVTNPLPATPEMIEQGKTLFNGKAFCRACHGADGKGLGADLQLKGPLPRNFTDKAWQNARSDGELIWILKNGSPGTDMAPFIPLVLMEEEAWQVLLYVRSFGQP
- a CDS encoding OsmC family peroxiredoxin, which produces MSLTVTFKGGTKFTVGSGKHRVVTDQPIEDGGTDEGMSPVELFIGSLASCVGYFVTRYCARHGIPSEGFTIETDWSMAEQPHRVGSVEMSLHLPTALTQAQQERLLKVAHGCTVHQSLAVPPNVAITLLTADQS